A region from the Pelodiscus sinensis isolate JC-2024 chromosome 11, ASM4963464v1, whole genome shotgun sequence genome encodes:
- the TRNT1 gene encoding CCA tRNA nucleotidyltransferase 1, mitochondrial isoform X1 produces the protein MWWERFLQRCRAGRRLLPLSRSGAQSRGRRLVTMKLESPDFQSLFTPGLKSVAELFEKEKYELRIAGGAVRDLLSGMKPQDVDFATTATPTQMKEMFQSAGIRMINNRGEKHGTITARLHEQNFEITTLRIDVVTDGRHAEVEFTTDWEQDAERRDLTINSMFLGLDGTLFDYFKGYEDLKNKRVRFVGHANQRIQEDYLRILRYFRFYGRVAEKPGDHESNTLEAIKKNAKGLAGISGERIWVELKKILVGNHVNHLVRLMYELDVAHYIGLPVNGNLEEFDRVSKNVQNLFPKPMTVLTSLFKVQDDVIKLDLRLKISKEEKNLGIFIMKHRRDLIKATDSPEPLKPYQEFIIDSREPDMNSRICELLKYQGEEHLLKEMQQWSVPSFPISGHDLRKMGISSGKEIGTVLQQLRDQWKKSGYQMDKEELLSCVKV, from the exons ATGTGGTGGGAGCGGTTCCTGCAGCGCTGCAGAGccggccgccgcctcctccccctcagccGCAGCGGGGCCCAGAGCCGGGGGCGGCGCTTGGTCACCATGAAGCTGGAGTCTCCCGATTTCCAGTCTCTCTTCACCCCAGGGCTGAAGAGTGTGGCAG agTTATTTGAAAAGGAAAAGTATGAATTAAGAATAGCTGGAGGTGCTGTCAGAGATTTATTAAGTGGAATGAAACCACAAGATGTGGACTTTGCCACCACTGCTACACCTACTCAGATGAAGGAAATGTTCCAGTCTGCTGGTATTCGTATGATCAATAACAGAGGAGAAAAACATGGAACAATTACTGCCCGG CTCCATGAACAGAACTTTGAAATTACCACACTTAGAATTGATGTAGTCACTGATGGACGACATGCAGAGGTGGAATTCACAACTGACTGGGAACAAGATGCTGAAAGAAGAGATCTTACAATCAATTCTATGTTTTTAG GTTTGGATGGCACGCTTTTTGATTATTTCAAAGGTTATGAAGATTTGAAAAACAAGAGAGTCAGATTTGTTGGACACGCAAACCAGAGAATACAAGAGGATTATTTACGAATACTGAGATATTTCAG gTTTTATGGAAGAGTAGCAGAAAAGCCTGGTGACCATGAATCTAATACTCTGGAAGCAATTAAGAAAAATGCCAAAGGTTTGGCTGGAATATCAGGAGAGAGAATTTGGGTGGAACTGAAAAAAATTCTTGTTGGAAACCACGTAAATCATTTGGTTCGACTTATGTATGAGCTTGATGTTGCTCATTATATAG GATTACCTGTTAATGGGAATTTAGAGGAATTTGACAGAGTCAGTAAAAATGTTCAGAATCTGTTTCCAAAACCAATGACCGTTCTAACATCACTGTTCAAGGTGCAGGATGATGTCATAAAACTCGATTTGAGGCTGAAAATCTCAAAAGAAGAGAAGAACCTTGGCATTTTTATAATGAAGCATAGAAGAGACTTAATCAAAGCTACAGATAGTCCAGAACCACTTAAACCATATCAAGAATTCATTATAGAT TCTAGGGAACCAGATATGAATTCCAGGATCTGTGAGCTTCTAAAATACCAAGGAGAAGAGCATCTTCTAAAAGAAATGCAACAATGGTCTGTCCCTTCTTTTCCTATCAGTGGACATGATTTAAGAAAAATGGgaatttcttctggaaaagaaaTTGGAACAGTGTTACAGCAGTTAAGGGATCAGTGGAAGAAGAGTGGTTACCAAATGGATAAAGAAGAACTCTTAAGTTGTGTAAAGGTGTAG
- the TRNT1 gene encoding CCA tRNA nucleotidyltransferase 1, mitochondrial isoform X2, whose amino-acid sequence MKPQDVDFATTATPTQMKEMFQSAGIRMINNRGEKHGTITARLHEQNFEITTLRIDVVTDGRHAEVEFTTDWEQDAERRDLTINSMFLGLDGTLFDYFKGYEDLKNKRVRFVGHANQRIQEDYLRILRYFRFYGRVAEKPGDHESNTLEAIKKNAKGLAGISGERIWVELKKILVGNHVNHLVRLMYELDVAHYIGLPVNGNLEEFDRVSKNVQNLFPKPMTVLTSLFKVQDDVIKLDLRLKISKEEKNLGIFIMKHRRDLIKATDSPEPLKPYQEFIIDSREPDMNSRICELLKYQGEEHLLKEMQQWSVPSFPISGHDLRKMGISSGKEIGTVLQQLRDQWKKSGYQMDKEELLSCVKV is encoded by the exons ATGAAACCACAAGATGTGGACTTTGCCACCACTGCTACACCTACTCAGATGAAGGAAATGTTCCAGTCTGCTGGTATTCGTATGATCAATAACAGAGGAGAAAAACATGGAACAATTACTGCCCGG CTCCATGAACAGAACTTTGAAATTACCACACTTAGAATTGATGTAGTCACTGATGGACGACATGCAGAGGTGGAATTCACAACTGACTGGGAACAAGATGCTGAAAGAAGAGATCTTACAATCAATTCTATGTTTTTAG GTTTGGATGGCACGCTTTTTGATTATTTCAAAGGTTATGAAGATTTGAAAAACAAGAGAGTCAGATTTGTTGGACACGCAAACCAGAGAATACAAGAGGATTATTTACGAATACTGAGATATTTCAG gTTTTATGGAAGAGTAGCAGAAAAGCCTGGTGACCATGAATCTAATACTCTGGAAGCAATTAAGAAAAATGCCAAAGGTTTGGCTGGAATATCAGGAGAGAGAATTTGGGTGGAACTGAAAAAAATTCTTGTTGGAAACCACGTAAATCATTTGGTTCGACTTATGTATGAGCTTGATGTTGCTCATTATATAG GATTACCTGTTAATGGGAATTTAGAGGAATTTGACAGAGTCAGTAAAAATGTTCAGAATCTGTTTCCAAAACCAATGACCGTTCTAACATCACTGTTCAAGGTGCAGGATGATGTCATAAAACTCGATTTGAGGCTGAAAATCTCAAAAGAAGAGAAGAACCTTGGCATTTTTATAATGAAGCATAGAAGAGACTTAATCAAAGCTACAGATAGTCCAGAACCACTTAAACCATATCAAGAATTCATTATAGAT TCTAGGGAACCAGATATGAATTCCAGGATCTGTGAGCTTCTAAAATACCAAGGAGAAGAGCATCTTCTAAAAGAAATGCAACAATGGTCTGTCCCTTCTTTTCCTATCAGTGGACATGATTTAAGAAAAATGGgaatttcttctggaaaagaaaTTGGAACAGTGTTACAGCAGTTAAGGGATCAGTGGAAGAAGAGTGGTTACCAAATGGATAAAGAAGAACTCTTAAGTTGTGTAAAGGTGTAG